The stretch of DNA GGAATCATTCCTTATTCGTTCATTTTAAATGTATAGTTGATGGGAACAAGCGGAGGTACCTACCTGGATGGATTAAATGATGTTCAAAGACAAGCAGTTACCCAGACAGATGGGCCGGTGTTGGTTGTTGCGGGGCCTGGATCGGGAAAGACGCGGGTACTCACTTATCGAATTGCCCACATTATTGAGCAAGGGACTGCTCCCTGGCAAATCCTGGCACTGACTTTTACCAATAAAGCGGCCAGGGAAATGAAGGAAAGAATTGGAAAAGTAGTAGGTGCCAGGGCCAATAGTGTATGGGCTGGTACTTTTCACTCGATTTTTGCCCGCATCTTACGCGTTGAAGCCGAAAAAATTGGTTATCCCAGCAATTTCACCATTTACGACTCAGACGATACCAAAAGTTTGCTCTCCACGATTGTCAAAGAGATGAACCTGGACCGCACTGTTTACAATATTAACACCATCCGAAGCCGTATATCTTCCGCTAAGAGTAACCTGATCACGCCCAAATTATATGCAGAGAATGAAGAGTTGAAATCCCAGGACAAAATGGCCAAAATGCCACATGTGCATGCTATTTATGCCAAATATACAGCACGTTGCAAGCGTGCAGGTGCCATGGATTTTGACGACCTGCTCTATCGACTCTATGAACTTTTGCAGACCAACCCAGATAATGTTATCGAAAAATACCGCAATAAGTTCAAGTATGTCCTCGTAGACGAGTTTCAGGATACCAATCATTTGCAGTACGCTATCATACGCAAGCTGGTCAGTTATGACCAAGGGCACCACAACATCTGCGTGGTAGGAGATGATGCGCAAAGTATTTATGCCTTTCGTGGAGCCACCATTCAGAATATACTGGATTTTGAAGCCGATTTCAAAAAACATCACATTCAGGTATTTAAACTGGAGCAGAACTATCGTTCTACCGAGCATATCGTACAAGCTGCCAATGAAATCATCACCAACAATAGCCGGCAAATTCAGAAAAAGATTTGGTCAGATAAAGGAGAAGGCAATAAGATCAAGGTCATCAAGGCCATGACGGATAATGAGGAAGGCAAAAGGGTAGCGGACACTATTTTAGAACAAAAAAATCGCTATCACCTTAGGAATAGCGAGATTGCCATTCTTTATCGCACCAATGCCCAATCTCGGATTTTCGAAGAATACCTGCGGCGGTACAACATTCATTACCGCGTATTTGGCGGGTTATCTTTTTATCAACGAAAAGAGATCAAGGATTTAATTGCCTATTTACGCCTTGTCGTCAACCCCCATGACGAAGAGGCCCTTCGGCGAATCCTCAACTACCCCAAAAGAGGCATTGGCGATTCGACCATTGAAAAATTGAGTCAAATGGCTGATGCAGCCAACAAAACCATGTGGGAATGCCTGCCGCTTGTCCCTGCCAGTACCAAGGCAAAAAACTCCATTAACGATTTTGTGAGCATGATCAAGGGTGCTCAGCAAAAGCAACATAGCGCCGATGCTTTTGAATTGGCTACCTATATCGCCAAACGTGCGGGCTTGATCGACGTACTCAAAGCGGATAATTCTATTGAAGGGATGGGTAGATTAGAGAATATCAATGCTTTATTAGATGGAATTAATGCTTTTGTAGAAGAAGATACGCTGATAGATACAGATAGTGCTACGGATAAATCGCTAGCTAGTTATTTGCAAAATATTGCCCTGCTGACGGATTTTGATGAGAATAAAAACAATGGCGATTTTGTTACCCTTATGTCGGTGCATTCGGCCAAAGGACTGGAGTTTAAAGCCGTTTTTGTGGTAGGTCTGGAAGAAAGCCTCTTCCCCTCCTCGATGGCTATGGATACCAAGGAAGGATTAGATGAAGAAAGGCGCCTTTTTTATGTAGCCGTCACCCGTGCGGAGCAACTACTCTGTCTTAGCTTTGCCAATTCCCGCTATCGCTTTGGAAAAATGCGTTTCAATCAGGCAAGTCGGTTCCTGGAAGAGATTCCCGCTGTTCATTTGGAGAGCACCGGCTATATCCGTTCCAAATCTGATCAGCAAGAAGCCATGCAAG from Saprospiraceae bacterium encodes:
- a CDS encoding UvrD-helicase domain-containing protein, with the protein product MGTSGGTYLDGLNDVQRQAVTQTDGPVLVVAGPGSGKTRVLTYRIAHIIEQGTAPWQILALTFTNKAAREMKERIGKVVGARANSVWAGTFHSIFARILRVEAEKIGYPSNFTIYDSDDTKSLLSTIVKEMNLDRTVYNINTIRSRISSAKSNLITPKLYAENEELKSQDKMAKMPHVHAIYAKYTARCKRAGAMDFDDLLYRLYELLQTNPDNVIEKYRNKFKYVLVDEFQDTNHLQYAIIRKLVSYDQGHHNICVVGDDAQSIYAFRGATIQNILDFEADFKKHHIQVFKLEQNYRSTEHIVQAANEIITNNSRQIQKKIWSDKGEGNKIKVIKAMTDNEEGKRVADTILEQKNRYHLRNSEIAILYRTNAQSRIFEEYLRRYNIHYRVFGGLSFYQRKEIKDLIAYLRLVVNPHDEEALRRILNYPKRGIGDSTIEKLSQMADAANKTMWECLPLVPASTKAKNSINDFVSMIKGAQQKQHSADAFELATYIAKRAGLIDVLKADNSIEGMGRLENINALLDGINAFVEEDTLIDTDSATDKSLASYLQNIALLTDFDENKNNGDFVTLMSVHSAKGLEFKAVFVVGLEESLFPSSMAMDTKEGLDEERRLFYVAVTRAEQLLCLSFANSRYRFGKMRFNQASRFLEEIPAVHLESTGYIRSKSDQQEAMQGARIMGNFKKPQSAQSGQLMVDPATFSPNAPEEIQAGMKILHMKFGEGKVLSIDGGKDNRVATIFFQGVENPERRIMLRFAKLQILR